GGGCGCCCTGTTCAACCACCGCGTCCAGGACGTGATGGCGGAGCGGGCCGGGGCGCTGGGCTCCAAGGTGACGGAGCAGTCGGCGCAACTGGACGCGGCGAGCCTGGCCAAGCTGCCGGAGGCCGCCCGCGACGCCTACCAGCACGCGGTGTCCTCGGGCACCCACGGCGCGTTCCTGCTCGGCGCCGTGGTGGCGGTCCTCGCACTGGTCGCGGCGGTCTTCGTGAAGGAGGTCCCGCTGAAGGGCGCGGGCCCGCAGCCGGCCGACGCCCCGGCCGACGGCGACGACGGGAAGACGGCGAAGGCGCCGGTGACCGAGACGGTCTGACCGCACGGAGGCCGAATCCGCGGCCTTCCGCCAAGACCTCCGGGTGGCACCGCCCCCGGGGGTCTTCGCCGTACCCGGCGGTGCGCACCCCTTGCGCGCTGTGACCGGCGCGAAGGAGAGGTACTCGCCGCCGTCCGCGGTGAGCACGTCGATGCCGCGCCGGTCGGGACGCTCCAGCCGGCCAGTGCGCGGCGCCCGCGCGGGCCCGCCGATGTCGGTGCCCCGTGCCACCATCGGCCCATGGACAAGCTGCGGCAGCTGCGGCTGGCGAAGGACGCCATGGACCGCGACTGGGCCGACCCGGCACTGGACCTGGACGCGGTCGCGGCCCACGCCGGGTACTCGCGGTACCACTTCCTGCGCGCCTTCAAGGAGGCGTACGGCGAGACACCCGGCCAGTACCTCACCCGCCGCCGCATCGAGCGCGCCGAGGACATGCTGCGCACCGCCAACCTGTCCGTGACCGAGATCTGCCACCTGGTCGGCTTCAGCAGCCTGGGCACTTTCTCCAGCCGGTTCAAGGCCAGGACCGGGCTGCCCCCGAGCGAGTACCGGACCAGGCACGTGGGCCGGGGGACCGCCCTGATACCGGGCTGCTACGTCATGCACTGGGCGGGCGGGGTGCGCCGCAATTCCGGAGAAGCGGGCTGAGGACGATGCTGCCTACCGTGGCAGAGCAAGCGAAACCGGCCACGAAACAGCAGGAGCACGCCATGATCAAGGGCCTCGCCATCTCGACCGTCTGGGTCCTCGACCAGGAGCGGGCCAAGCAGTTCTACACCGAGAAGCTGGGCCTCGAGGTCCGCACCGACATGACCATGGGCGAGGGCGGCATGCGCTGGCTCACCGTCGGCTCGCCGAACCAGCCGGACGTGGAGCTGACCCTGATGCTCCCGAACGGCCCGGCGATGGACCCCGAGTCCGCCGAGATGATCCGGAAGCTGGTGGCCAAGGGCGCGCTCGGCGCCGGCGTGCTGACCACCGACGACATCCACGGCGACTACAAGAGGCTCAAGGACCGCGGGGTGGAATTCCTCCAGGAGCCGCAGGAGCGCCCGTACGGCACCGAGGCGCTCTTCCGGGACGACTCCGGCAACTGGTTCTCCTTCACCCAGCCCCGCGAGGGCGGCCTCGACCTGGACCAGGACTTCGCCTGTTAGCCGGGGCCGGGGGTCGCCCGGTCCGGCAGCATCGGATAGCTCCCCGTATTCGTCGGCGCGTGCTCCGGCAGCCACAGCACCGCGACCGCGCCCTCCGCCGGGACGTGGTCGGGGGCCCCGGCGGGGCGGACGTTGCGGAAGGTGAGGCGGGCGCCCAGGACCCGGGCCTGGCCGGCCGCGATGGTCAGGCCGAGCCCGTGCCCGCGCCCGGCCCGGTCCGTGCTGCCGGTGCGGAAGCGGCTCGGGCCCTCGGCGAGCAGGTCCTCGGGGAAGCCCGGCCCGTGGTCGCGGACCCGGATCACCCGGCCCTCGACGCTGACCTCGACGGGCGAGCGGCCGTGCCGGGCGGCGTTGGCGAGCAGGTTGAACAGCACCCGCTCCAGGCGGCGCGGGTCGGTGGTGACCGCCGACTCGTGGATCACCCGCACCTCCACGGCCGGGTCCTTCGCCGCCACCCGCCGGGTCACGAAGTCGCCCAGCATCAGGTCCTGGAGTTCGGCC
The Streptomyces sp. NBC_01723 genome window above contains:
- a CDS encoding VOC family protein, with the protein product MIKGLAISTVWVLDQERAKQFYTEKLGLEVRTDMTMGEGGMRWLTVGSPNQPDVELTLMLPNGPAMDPESAEMIRKLVAKGALGAGVLTTDDIHGDYKRLKDRGVEFLQEPQERPYGTEALFRDDSGNWFSFTQPREGGLDLDQDFAC
- a CDS encoding helix-turn-helix transcriptional regulator, yielding MDKLRQLRLAKDAMDRDWADPALDLDAVAAHAGYSRYHFLRAFKEAYGETPGQYLTRRRIERAEDMLRTANLSVTEICHLVGFSSLGTFSSRFKARTGLPPSEYRTRHVGRGTALIPGCYVMHWAGGVRRNSGEAG